The following coding sequences are from one Candidatus Nitrohelix vancouverensis window:
- the fliS gene encoding flagellar export chaperone FliS, whose amino-acid sequence MVPSNFHYQYRKNEISTSNQGKLIIMMYEGAIKFSSMALNSMNSNDIAKKSLYIRKTHDIINELSLALDRDKGGDVANKLESLYQFIIRQLTLANIKSDKKALESVIRVLTPLLEAWQQLLSQEEDQGEAKPIRSITSKC is encoded by the coding sequence ATGGTTCCCTCTAATTTCCACTACCAATACCGGAAAAATGAGATTTCCACGTCCAATCAGGGAAAACTCATTATCATGATGTATGAAGGGGCGATTAAATTTTCCAGTATGGCCCTGAACAGCATGAACTCTAACGATATTGCGAAGAAAAGTCTGTATATCCGAAAGACTCACGACATCATCAACGAACTATCGCTCGCTCTAGATCGGGACAAGGGAGGCGACGTTGCAAACAAACTCGAATCGCTCTACCAATTCATCATCCGTCAGTTGACTCTGGCCAATATCAAATCCGACAAGAAAGCGCTCGAATCCGTGATACGCGTTCTCACGCCATTACTGGAAGCATGGCAACAACTACTCAGTCAGGAAGAAGATCAGGGCGAGGCGAAACCGATTCGTTCCATCACCTCAAAATGTTGA